Proteins co-encoded in one Candidatus Omnitrophota bacterium genomic window:
- a CDS encoding DUF2490 domain-containing protein: protein MKLLLRGSLLLGLCGILICSGSDAWARDDWQFWQDTVLPVCQKGKFSSEFLQIVRFRDDISKLHYTEFKTKNLWKLHPNCFVSANYSYIQNRGTGDDWSWEHRPSVEIYPRVSLGDWGLENRSRLEMRIREQDPEDINYRYRGRFQVSHPLKIRGLEISAFINDEIFYDFPADKLNQNRFFLGTTVPAGKNWLLTASWGVQSLLSGEHWSSNQILQTQAKLRF, encoded by the coding sequence ATGAAACTTTTACTAAGAGGCAGTCTTTTGTTGGGTCTTTGCGGCATTTTAATTTGCTCTGGCTCCGATGCGTGGGCAAGGGATGATTGGCAGTTTTGGCAGGACACGGTCCTTCCTGTCTGCCAGAAGGGCAAATTCAGCAGTGAGTTTCTGCAGATCGTCCGATTCCGGGACGATATCTCCAAACTCCACTACACCGAATTCAAGACGAAGAATCTCTGGAAGCTCCATCCGAACTGTTTTGTGTCAGCCAACTACTCCTATATACAGAACCGGGGCACCGGGGATGATTGGAGCTGGGAGCACCGCCCCAGTGTGGAGATTTACCCGCGCGTGAGCCTGGGGGATTGGGGTTTGGAAAACCGCAGCCGGCTGGAGATGCGGATTCGCGAGCAGGATCCGGAGGATATCAATTATCGTTATAGGGGCCGGTTTCAGGTGAGTCACCCTCTGAAGATCCGGGGGCTTGAGATCAGTGCCTTCATCAACGACGAAATCTTTTACGATTTCCCGGCCGACAAGCTGAACCAGAACCGCTTTTTCTTAGGGACAACTGTTCCGGCAGGTAAAAACTGGCTGTTAACAGCCTCGTGGGGTGTGCAGAGCCTGCTTTCAGGAGAACACTGGAGCAGTAATCAAATCCTTCAGACCCAAGCCAAACTGAGATTCTAG
- a CDS encoding alkaline phosphatase family protein, giving the protein MKRFHFFPTSFDLKLGCVASGLWCLLLWKDFPQNGARADLLLFSLFLLAYLIFFSFLSWLSRLLIQVLVALRRVESGRQSWRIQRIFAIAVSLCLCGHIALGPVIPARWMLFAALASACLLIGGLIWYWPARISERLSALSRLSSVTLLFIPLLVGTAFAVPRSLLPALSSAIISKTSDPQKEPAQKMPGLSVKFIGIDGLDMGVIDMLIGLGRLPTFEKLKKYGVSGTLATVSPHSPVVWTSLATGMPESVHKVSDYTTDYYRNTSWSVLKSRFDFLGDYLNDWKNIREQRATSSNERQCKALWEILSEYGKSSLAINWWLSYPAEPVKGKVISNYALPWGGFELHDLEPLSTMPHLSHPPALQAEVLGEVHHFLRNRNIKGLARSISQLEGAKFFTLRDELVFRLYRRYDNPDLALATMYLQSVDTNSHIFSHMAFGPDINYMRPMKLSNEDATKGWEALVAKSYERMDQYLAKLLQNLKQNECLLMVSDHGWEYNGRGHLNAPPGVVFAFGKPFKSGFILEKAHVLNIFPTIAYLLDLPLSRELPAPPLLEAIDPQFQLVHLPAYVDSYERRGARIATSTNLDNEEHLERLKSLGYLQ; this is encoded by the coding sequence GTGAAACGGTTCCACTTCTTTCCCACCAGCTTTGACCTCAAGCTCGGGTGCGTGGCATCCGGGTTGTGGTGCCTGCTGCTCTGGAAGGATTTCCCGCAAAACGGCGCCCGCGCCGACCTTCTGCTCTTCAGCCTTTTTTTGCTGGCCTATTTGATTTTCTTTTCTTTCTTGAGCTGGCTCAGCCGCCTTCTGATCCAGGTCCTGGTGGCCCTGCGCCGGGTGGAAAGCGGCCGGCAATCCTGGCGCATCCAACGCATTTTCGCCATTGCCGTCAGCCTCTGCCTCTGCGGGCACATCGCCCTGGGTCCGGTTATCCCGGCCCGATGGATGCTCTTCGCCGCTTTGGCAAGCGCATGCCTCCTGATCGGGGGCCTAATCTGGTACTGGCCCGCGCGCATTTCCGAACGTCTCAGCGCCCTAAGCAGACTGAGTTCGGTCACACTGCTCTTTATCCCGCTTCTCGTGGGCACCGCCTTTGCAGTACCCCGCTCCCTCCTGCCTGCGCTGAGTTCCGCCATCATTTCCAAGACCTCAGACCCACAGAAAGAACCGGCTCAAAAGATGCCGGGGCTCTCCGTAAAGTTTATCGGCATAGACGGCCTGGACATGGGAGTGATTGATATGTTGATCGGCCTGGGCCGTCTCCCCACTTTTGAGAAACTCAAGAAATACGGGGTAAGCGGAACCCTCGCCACCGTGTCCCCGCATTCCCCGGTTGTGTGGACTTCATTGGCCACGGGCATGCCGGAATCCGTGCATAAGGTCTCGGACTACACCACGGACTATTACCGAAATACGAGTTGGAGTGTGCTCAAGAGCCGCTTTGATTTTCTGGGTGATTACTTGAACGACTGGAAGAATATCCGCGAACAAAGAGCCACCAGCTCCAATGAACGCCAATGCAAAGCGCTTTGGGAAATCCTGAGCGAATACGGTAAAAGTTCCCTGGCCATTAACTGGTGGCTTTCCTACCCGGCCGAACCCGTCAAAGGCAAGGTTATTTCGAATTACGCATTGCCGTGGGGAGGCTTTGAACTGCACGACCTGGAACCCCTGTCCACCATGCCGCACCTCTCCCACCCGCCTGCACTACAGGCAGAGGTCCTGGGAGAAGTCCATCACTTCTTGCGCAATCGAAATATCAAAGGACTCGCCAGGAGTATCTCCCAACTCGAAGGAGCCAAGTTCTTCACGCTCCGGGACGAGTTGGTCTTCCGGCTTTACCGCCGTTATGACAATCCCGACTTAGCCCTCGCAACCATGTACCTGCAAAGTGTGGACACAAACTCGCACATCTTCAGTCATATGGCCTTTGGTCCGGACATCAATTACATGCGGCCCATGAAGCTCTCCAACGAAGATGCCACCAAGGGATGGGAAGCCTTGGTGGCCAAGAGTTACGAGCGGATGGACCAATATCTGGCCAAACTGCTCCAGAATCTCAAACAAAACGAATGCCTTCTCATGGTCTCCGACCACGGCTGGGAGTACAACGGCCGGGGACACCTGAACGCCCCGCCAGGAGTGGTCTTTGCGTTCGGCAAACCTTTCAAGTCCGGATTTATTCTGGAAAAAGCCCATGTCCTCAATATTTTTCCGACCATTGCATATTTGCTGGATCTGCCCTTGAGCCGGGAACTCCCTGCTCCGCCTCTTTTGGAGGCCATTGATCCCCAGTTCCAGTTGGTTCACCTGCCCGCTTATGTGGACTCCTATGAGCGGCGCGGGGCGCGAATCGCAACCAGCACCAACCTGGACAACGAAGAGCACTTGGAGCGGCTCAAATCTTTGGGCTATTTGCAGTAA
- a CDS encoding tetratricopeptide repeat protein: protein MRLLIRYPLLLIVAACFCYANSFSGPFIFDDFTSIVQNPHIRSLWPLWGPFLPPPQAAEAWRPLTGFTFALNYAISAREVWSYHLFNLLIHISCGLLLFGLMRRTFRAQKLRGAFEGRVELLSFGCALLWLVHPLQTQAVNYIVQRGESLAGLFYLLIMYGLMRGAQSERRARAWHGLALAAVFLGGLSKPVVLSAPLLALLYDRVFLSFSWREVWEHRRRFYGMFLILWTVPLLLLALSPAVDKPSMGFDVPGISASLYALTQTEVLSHYGQLVVWPRPLVFDYAWPLAQSLSGHWPYVLSFAGFLLVVVWALFTSPALGFLGAGFLLLLSVSSSFIPIADLAAEHRMYLALAPALAGCVLFLDLLIGELVRSHSLRKKLLLLGISVWALGLASMTLERNSDYRSDLSIWSDTVAKRPENARAHNNLGEALMKRGQVKAAVQQYIEAITLRPTYALAHNNLGHALLKLGRPGDSLAQIDLAVDLDPLLAEAHNNRGTALYFLSRLSEAETAYRTALGLNPALAEAHNNLGLTLMRMDRPAAAVAAYREALRYRPGYAEAQHNLGAAFANMGQLQEAIEAYQEAIRLDPDYARAYNNLGNVFFHQGRYEEAALCYEEVLRLDPNHAKAHYNLGLIFLKLDKPAQAKAAFERALQIDPDYVKAKNFLAPPSSP, encoded by the coding sequence ATGAGGCTCCTAATTCGCTACCCTCTGCTCCTGATTGTGGCCGCTTGTTTTTGCTATGCCAATAGCTTTTCCGGCCCCTTTATCTTCGATGATTTCACGTCCATTGTTCAGAATCCACACATCCGATCACTTTGGCCTTTGTGGGGTCCTTTTTTGCCCCCGCCTCAGGCAGCAGAGGCTTGGCGTCCGCTCACGGGTTTCACCTTTGCGCTGAACTACGCAATCAGTGCCCGGGAGGTTTGGAGCTATCACCTCTTCAATCTTCTGATTCACATCTCCTGCGGTCTTCTTCTTTTCGGCTTAATGAGGCGCACATTTCGCGCGCAAAAACTCCGCGGTGCTTTTGAGGGACGTGTCGAACTCCTGAGTTTTGGATGCGCGCTCTTGTGGCTGGTTCACCCGCTTCAAACCCAGGCCGTTAATTACATTGTGCAACGGGGCGAGTCCCTGGCCGGTTTATTCTATCTACTGATTATGTATGGACTTATGCGTGGGGCTCAAAGTGAGCGCAGGGCCAGGGCCTGGCATGGATTGGCCTTAGCTGCCGTGTTCCTGGGGGGGCTTTCGAAGCCTGTCGTGCTCTCTGCTCCGCTCTTGGCTCTGCTGTACGATCGCGTCTTTCTCAGCTTTAGCTGGCGGGAGGTCTGGGAGCACAGGCGGCGTTTTTACGGTATGTTTCTCATTCTGTGGACCGTGCCGCTTCTCCTGTTGGCCTTGAGTCCGGCAGTGGACAAGCCTTCCATGGGCTTTGATGTGCCAGGCATCAGTGCATCGCTCTATGCGCTCACCCAAACAGAGGTTTTGTCTCATTACGGGCAGCTGGTGGTGTGGCCCCGGCCTTTGGTTTTCGATTATGCGTGGCCTTTGGCCCAATCCCTCAGCGGGCATTGGCCCTATGTGCTCTCCTTTGCGGGCTTCTTGCTGGTTGTTGTATGGGCCCTGTTCACGAGCCCTGCCTTGGGATTCCTGGGTGCGGGCTTTCTGCTCTTGCTTTCAGTGAGCTCCAGTTTTATTCCCATCGCCGACTTAGCAGCGGAACACCGCATGTATTTGGCCTTGGCCCCCGCGCTTGCGGGATGCGTGCTTTTCCTGGATCTCTTGATTGGGGAATTGGTGCGATCGCATTCTTTGAGAAAGAAGCTCTTGCTTTTGGGAATCAGTGTGTGGGCTTTGGGCCTGGCGTCCATGACCTTGGAGCGTAACTCGGATTACCGCAGCGACTTGTCTATTTGGTCGGATACCGTGGCCAAGAGACCGGAAAACGCGCGTGCTCATAACAACCTGGGTGAGGCGCTGATGAAACGCGGACAGGTGAAGGCCGCTGTCCAACAGTACATCGAGGCGATTACGTTACGGCCCACCTACGCGCTCGCTCATAACAACTTGGGACATGCCTTGTTGAAATTGGGGCGTCCGGGTGATTCGTTGGCTCAGATTGACTTGGCTGTGGACTTGGATCCTCTGTTGGCCGAGGCTCACAACAATCGCGGAACCGCGCTCTACTTTCTGAGCCGGCTTTCCGAGGCTGAAACAGCGTATCGCACGGCTCTCGGACTGAATCCGGCTTTGGCTGAAGCGCACAATAACCTGGGGCTGACTTTGATGCGGATGGACCGGCCCGCAGCGGCGGTTGCGGCCTACCGGGAGGCGTTGCGTTACCGGCCCGGCTATGCCGAGGCACAACACAATCTAGGAGCGGCCTTTGCAAACATGGGCCAACTGCAGGAGGCGATCGAGGCCTATCAAGAGGCCATACGTCTGGACCCGGACTATGCCAGGGCCTACAACAATTTGGGCAATGTTTTCTTTCATCAGGGGAGATACGAGGAGGCTGCCCTCTGTTATGAGGAGGTTCTGCGTTTGGATCCGAATCATGCCAAGGCCCATTACAATCTCGGCCTAATTTTCCTCAAACTGGACAAACCCGCTCAGGCCAAGGCGGCCTTTGAGCGGGCTCTCCAAATCGACCCGGACTATGTTAAGGCGAAGAACTTCCTTGCGCCTCCCAGTTCACCCTAA
- a CDS encoding hydrogenase maturation nickel metallochaperone HypA, producing the protein MHEYSLMEQVIAEITSQLPGKNIKPEDKIEQVILRVGALDVHSDGSTEQAFKMLTKDTPLEGAELELILVAPTLTCEECGYKGEVPDGGADGHDPIPCAECPSCGMLCEVEGGRGVDSIELIQRQS; encoded by the coding sequence ATGCACGAATACTCATTAATGGAACAGGTTATCGCTGAGATCACCAGCCAACTCCCGGGCAAGAACATCAAGCCGGAAGATAAAATCGAACAGGTCATTTTGAGGGTTGGGGCCTTGGATGTGCATTCGGATGGTTCCACGGAACAGGCCTTTAAAATGCTCACCAAGGACACTCCCTTGGAGGGCGCTGAGCTCGAACTAATTTTGGTCGCCCCCACTCTGACTTGCGAGGAGTGCGGGTATAAAGGCGAGGTACCGGACGGCGGCGCCGACGGGCACGATCCCATTCCTTGTGCCGAATGCCCTTCTTGCGGGATGCTTTGCGAAGTCGAGGGCGGCAGGGGGGTGGATTCAATCGAGCTTATCCAACGCCAATCCTGA
- a CDS encoding hydrogenase maturation protease, protein MSEARILVLALGNDIRGDDAVGLLAARRLAKQLPASEVDVVESDGSGFDMIEVLEGRDYALLLDCVVTGDNEPGTILEYRREHFAQVVAGSPHYAGLPEVFRLAEQLSIPFPGEVLVLGMEVADPFRFEESLTEAVAAALPGYVDRAAEIVKDWALLRTQ, encoded by the coding sequence ATGTCTGAAGCGCGTATTCTGGTGCTTGCCCTGGGGAATGATATCCGGGGTGACGACGCTGTGGGTCTTTTGGCTGCACGCCGGCTTGCGAAACAATTGCCTGCCTCTGAAGTGGATGTCGTGGAGTCGGATGGTTCAGGCTTTGACATGATCGAGGTGCTCGAGGGCCGCGATTATGCGCTCTTATTGGACTGTGTGGTTACGGGCGACAACGAGCCGGGGACAATTCTCGAGTACCGGCGCGAGCACTTTGCCCAGGTTGTAGCGGGGTCGCCGCATTATGCGGGTTTGCCCGAAGTTTTTAGGCTGGCAGAGCAGCTTTCCATTCCATTTCCCGGAGAGGTCCTCGTGTTGGGTATGGAAGTGGCGGATCCGTTTCGGTTTGAAGAATCTTTGACCGAGGCAGTGGCCGCGGCTTTACCGGGCTATGTGGACCGCGCCGCGGAGATTGTTAAGGACTGGGCGTTATTGCGAACACAGTGA